GCTTCACAGATTCTATTGAGTCTCTAGGACGTCCTCCTCAATCACTATTTACCACCATGTTACTCTATACCGATTCTCCAACCGCTCCCTTAGCTTGAGCCGAACGTGGCTCTGATTACATTTTTCACAGGCTAGGGATTCTCTAGACCGTGTAGTCTGTGTGACACTAGGCTAGGGATTCTCTAAACCGTGTAGTCTGTGTGACACTACTTCAATCCACCGCAAGCTTAAAGGGATAAGATAGTGCATAGATAACTCAATAACAAATAGTGCAAAAAAAAGAGCAAGTACACAAGGAGAAAGAGCTTGCAATGAGCTGTTTTATTCACTTAAAAGCACAGTACATCACAAAAGAGCATAAGCTAACAAAGAGATTGActcaactttacttacaaggtTGCTTGACGGCGCATACAATGATGCTCATGCTGAATACCTAAAATAAAGAATCCCAAACATTTGGACCAGTGGAAATGTATTCTCTTACAAGTGAACATGCATGTACAAATAGaccatgtaaataaaaaaagactATATGCATGTACAAATAGaccatgtaaataaaaaaagactatacagacacaaacacaaaaaaacacttaaaatggttttagtaaaaaatagaagaaacaaGCAGCCTCAAAGATGTGCTAACTAACAatttaaagagagagggagatggagagaaCATTTATTTCAAAGCAATTTGTCGAACTCCAAATACATCCACAACTTGCAAGTTGAACTTGAACTATAGCAAATGAGACCCAGAAGAATGAAGAAGTGGCGCCAGTTGGGCCTCTTAAATTTAAGAAGCAATCACATTTGGAATGTCATCATTGCCATGATTTGCAAAAGCCAAAGCCATGAATACATATGTATGCTGTCGAGGTTGATGACGAACATTATATATAAGCAGCAACGATCAATACGGTCGATCAAATCTACAATTGTTTCTAatcttttttgaagaaaataaaaagctaaaaagaaaaaagagagaaaaaagaaaagacaaacaGAAAACTAGACCCCTTTCTTAAATCTCAATAAAAAAAGGGTCGCCCTTTGCGTCACGACACTTCTCATAAGCAAGGCAAATGGAGGTTAATGAAGTGCCCTGCACTTCCTTTGTAGAACGTGTCGGAGCCGTGCTATCAAGGATAGCCACATGGAACcctaaaaggaaaaatgatagACCTTACTCGATCACAATTTCACTCAAAAATGGTCTCCCATGGATGCAGACACCTTCACTGGGCCTGCAAAAGCTCCTGCAACACCTACCCGCCCCTCTCATGTCCTTGTCACCATACTCTGTCTCAGTACTACCGTGCAGCTCAAATGCATCATGGTTCATCAAAGTGAGCTCCCCTCTCCCACAGCTAGGCTCACCCTGCCCTACCGACTCTCTGTCTTCCACTTGAACCcttatctctccctctccaatGTCACTAACTGTGTGTGAATGCTGGTGTGCACAAGCATGCCCACTCGCGTGCTTGCAGTCGCCCTCGTGTGTTCCGCCGCACGTGACAGTGTGGTAGCATGACTCTTGGTGTTTTTGCTCATATGTGGTTTCACACGTGTGCGTCTGCGGGATGATGTCTGTATGAGGATGCAGGCAAATGGCAACTTCTGTACATGCTTTTGCACAGTTGTCTTCACACCTTTGATGGCAGGTGGCGAAGTGCGGAGTCGAATCGTGGTCGTGGGTGACACGTGTAGGAAGATGATCTTCATGTTCACAGTGTTGCATGTGTGGAAGGCAGTTGCCTCGGCAGCCCATGTGTCCATACTCTTCCATGGATAGGCCTAGGCTAGTGTGTTTGCAGGGGCTCTCTACTTTGTGCCCTCTACAAAGAGAAGCGTTCTCATGCAGGTGGTGGTGTCCATGTCCTTCATCGTGAGACACACAGGCGCTCTTGTGGGCGGACCGGGACCCACATGGTAGCCTTGACCAGACCGACTTGTGGTGGTGTTTGTCACGGTCGCCACAAGGGGAACAGCCCTCGTGGGAACCATGTCCGCCGGCCCCAGGATTGTGCTCTTGCTGTTGTTGCAGCAGCAGTAGCATGCTGTTAAGGATCACCAGCACACAGGTGCCTACATCTGCTAGAACGGCAGCCCATAGGAGGGGGTGGCCGGCGAATGCGAGCCCGAGAATTGCGGCCTTGGTCGTGACCGACAGCACTATGTTCTCGATGATCTTCCGGTTGGTTCTCCTGCCGAGCTTGATGGCGACTGCTATCTTCCCTATGTCATTGGACATCAAAGTGACATGAGAGGTCTCCGTAGCGATGGCGGAGCCGGACACGCCCATGGCGATGCCGACCGAGGCAGTTGCTAGTGCTGGTGCGTCATTCATGCCATCGCCAACCATTACTGTTAGTCCAAGCTTCTTTAGATCCTCAATTGTGCTGACCTTGCCCTCTGGTAGAAGCTCTGCGTGAACAAAGTCTATGGAGTTCCCCACCTACACCCAAGAAAGACGAAAATCggtttaattaattaattaggACTAACAATTGTGAAACTTATTCGCGAAAACTTTCAATAGCCCGGGTATATATCTATGGATATTTTCCTAAAATCCATGTTCAAAACCGACAAAATGCCTCACATTGAAGGAGACTTCTAAATATACATGAGAAGTTATTTTCCCTATGATGGCATGTGAAACCACACAAGTTCTCGTTCTAGAGAAAAGCTTTTCCATGTGAAAATCTTTCTTTGCTTGATCTTTTCCATACAAGTGCAAATTGGAATTGAAGGAAATAGCAGGAAATTAAAGACAGAAAGACAAGGTGTGGAGTTACAGGGGGAGACCTGCTGCTGCAGATGCATGGCAGATATTTTGCTGTCTCCTGTGAGCATTGCTGTTTTGATGCCCATTCTTTTGAGCTCTTGAATGACTTGATTTGAGCCAGGTCTGCACTCATCACACACTCCAAAAGTAGCAGCCACAACTCCATTCACCACCACATACCCCATTGTTGTACCCCTTCTCTTTTCATCCTCCCCTTCAGCTGAGCGACAGAGCGGGAGAGAGCGATGTTAGCTGAACTCTTAGCTAAAATAGGAACATCAGTTGATTAAACTGGGGGCACGCAGTTGGAgcttgaaaaggaagaaagatattAATTATGTAGTCACGCAGTTGGAgcttgaaaaggaagaaagatattAATTATGTAGTAAGAAAATTCAGAAGCAAGATTTAAGTCACTGAGAATTTTTCATTAATCTCGTGAAGGAACATGTAGAAATATATACGAGCACACAACACACAATTAAGCTGACTTATCATTTTTGAGTGATGAGGCACACAACACTCGTGCAGGCttcttacattttctttttaaaggacgattgaaaagtttaaaattctaggtttttctttcttgaaggaaATAAGGAGTTTCAAACATGCATCGTAAAATTGACGtatacatttatattttatcaATGACAAGGTTCTGGTGTGGCTTCAAAAAATATCTTCAAGTTTACACTTACCGGCGACTTCGCAACCAAGCCTGTTGGCCATCCTTCGGTTCCCGATGGAAATTTTATTTCCATCTATGTCCCCAGAAATGCCTTCTCCCGGGACTACAACGAAGTCCTTCACCGTGTCTGAAGATGCCTCTATGTTATTCAATCTGCTGTACTCAACAAGAGCAGATGCCATCGGATGGTTCGACTTTCCCTCCATACTTGCAACCCTGAAACCAAACCCAAGAGGGAGCTTTTTACTAAGTCGCAGAAACATAAATTGTCATCAGATACCGGTCACAAAAATTCAGTCTTgagtatataaataaatttttttcacttttacaaAATTTGGAATTTCATTTCAGTATATTCATATCACACAATATGAAATCAATAGAGCATTAAATCAATCAGCTTTGGAGTTTTCGGGTGAATTATCTTGTAGTATTAACCTTATCAAAAGCTAGGTGTGGGTAACACCATCTTGTCTAAAACTCGGGAAAGTTGACATAATGTGACGAAGTACAAGCATTTTTGTCTATTTCAAACCTTTTGTATCTCTCAGAAGCCCATCACGATGCATCGGACTATATATTTGTGAGCTTAAACTGTCCAACCATCTGGTTGCTCATCCATTACAACTTTTAGATGCATTACATTTGGGAGGATATGATTAAACACATACCCCAATACAAATGAAAATTGAATGGCAAGTCTCGCTTTGTTACAGTCATTCAATCATCTAATTAAAACCGTCTAATTTATCATGATGAGCgagtaagagaaaaaaaatgaagaaaaagactatagggtatttttatcatttatattagttaacacattttttcttttttttctcaactatcTATTTGAGGCCGtctatataaataaaaatggatggttgagaaaaaaataagaagaaaaatatatgaacttattagataatgaaaatatccatcttattttttttataactatCCATCATATAACAACGTTAGTTAAATGGCTGagtgattttaaaaaaactaaagttatatatatatattcgtgcCGGGATAGTGAGCCCagcccatttaaaattaaaaaatatttttttaattataaaataattttttaaatataaaatatatttattaataataaatatatattattaaaacaattaaaaaattaaaaaaatatttttttaatctaaacgaATCAAACTGACCGTTTATAGGGCCCAAGCCTAACCCGAGCCAGGTTTTTCTCGGTCCAGAGCTCGAGCccaatcgggccgggccaacccgtatatatatatatataattaatgaaCATAAAAGAGATACTGCCAATACAGCAAGAAGATGAAAGGGATACCTACCAATACAGCAACTTCTCCCCGCTCACAACACGAGAATTGGGGTAGAAGTAGGAGACCGAAAATTTGCCACGCGTTAAGGTGCCGGTTTTGTCGAAGGCCATGACCTTAACACGTGCCAGTGACTCGAGGTGATGTCCACCTTTGACGAGGATGCCGATAGAGGCTGCTCGGCGCAGGGCACATTCCGTAGCGACCGGGGTGGAGAGAACCAAGGCACAAGGGCAGGCGCTGACCAGCACTACCAGGCTTAGGTAGAGCCAGTGGTGCAGGTCATCAACCCTCAGCATGGCCGGCACCACCGCTACACCAACCGACGCTATCACCACAACTGAGGACATTAACCAAACTCACCATCAGTCTTGTGATCATACCAACAACCTTTACGCAATTGCAATCAAGTGAGACGAGCTTGATGCGCGATTACAAGTAAACAGGGGCATATTGATATTGCACAAAACACAGAGCAACCATACTTGGGCTATAGTACTTGGCGAACTCTTCTATCATCCTTTGAGTCCTGGACCTCTTCTGGTGCGCCTCCTCCACCAGCTTCGCCATCTTGGCCACCGCTGATTCCTCTGCGACTGCCGTAGTCTTCACATCGATGTATCCTGCACAAGAGTTTTTGTTCAATTTGATCTTCATCCATGAAGAAGGCCTGTTCATATAAAATAGTTCTTCCAACTCTCATCCCACATTGATACGTGTCACGatagatcagatttgaattggatgtacTCTCTACGATATCTACTTTATCAAGTGTTCACGTATTGAGATTTAAATATGATATGGGAATCCaaattcacaatctgaatcaGATTTCAAACTGATAACCAATCCAGATTTGTCTTTTGAAACGAGATCGAACTGCACTTATATGATATCTTAAGAACTGACTTTCAAAATGGATTGATACTAACAGATATATATGCGATTTACATTTAAAAGTAAATCTAAATCTTCACCTAATGTAATCCTGAATCCGAATCTGTTCgggtatttatttaaatctgtATTCATTTGGATACCActtctaaaatccaaatccagtttgTTAATCATATGTTTTTTCTCTCATATACGATGTGCTTAAAACCTTGGATGCTTGTACACGAGCCTTATATattgaggaaaagaaagggtACTGCGATAGTTACGAACCAGTGAGGTTCATGGTGCCGGCCCACACGAAAGATCCAACAGTCTTCTCCACCGGGAAGGACTCCCCTGTCAAGCTTTTCTCGTCGACTTCGCTCTTTCCATTGACCACGACTCCATCAATCGGGATCACTTCCCCAGCCTTCACCACCAGCACCGTGTTGACCTTCACTTCATTTGGGTGAACGACTGCACCGGACTCAGCAATGGTGGCCTTCTGCGGCATCTCCTTCATCAGGCTTGACATCATGTCGCGTGCCTGTGATAGATTTTGGAATGAAATTAAAGCCAGTAATGACTTTCCCTCGGTTTCTTTCTACTTCTCTAAAACGGCAAAGGGGGTTAGATAGACCTCTTAGTTTACCAGTTTATGCTTAGCAAAACGCGCAgacctctttttctttttcaaaccaAACAGCTACCGGTTGCATATCGAGCCATTCTGTTTTAAAAATGGCAAAATGTCGTGTTCAAAAAGAACGCCGTAATACAAATTAGCCAGGTAAAGCCCCAAGCTAAAATATGGTGTTGTTAAAATTGGTTTGAACAAATTTAAATATGTCAATTTTCTAATAGCTAGGGACCTTAATGATCTGATACAGGTTTGATTAATGGGAGAAACACATGCCACAATTTCATAGATTATATTTCTCGTTTTTTTCTCTCCTGATCGTTTAACATAAGATTACAAATttatatttggatctaattcgccAACAGTTGGATTGAGCTCATTCTCTGAGTGAgagtttgatggtttggaattttgatttaagaatgaaaatttcaaaatcataattcctcGTCAAAGTGAAATGGAATTGGAATGAACATTCCAGGTTGCAGCTTTCTAATTTTGGAGACAAAGTACCTTGTTTTTTTAGTAATTTCAGTGTCCTAAAAGTTGcacattttgattctaaaattccatgattcCGGGTATACCAAACACCACCTGAATCTTGTTGTCGACGGATTTGATTCAAGAATTGGTTTTAACAGCATTGAGATGCACTTAAAACATTAGGTAACCTTTTAAGTACTTGATATTAAATGTGTAGGCATTAGAATGCAG
This window of the Nymphaea colorata isolate Beijing-Zhang1983 chromosome 2, ASM883128v2, whole genome shotgun sequence genome carries:
- the LOC116246980 gene encoding putative inactive cadmium/zinc-transporting ATPase HMA3 isoform X1, with translation MPVLLLFIIVNFPFLVGCLWELDSSRLSGLKIANCQPSDCLGGMEGKIQKSYFEVLGVCCPSETPLIHRILKPLEGVQKVSVNVPTKTVIVVHNNLLISQAQIVKVLNQARLDASVRSYGGRSGKTKTRNWPSLYTVGSGLLLTASFFKTLYRPLLWLALAAVVVGLPPVILRSYAAIRRLVLDINILLLIAVGGAVALRDYQEAGMIVFLFTFAEWLESRASDKARDMMSSLMKEMPQKATIAESGAVVHPNEVKVNTVLVVKAGEVIPIDGVVVNGKSEVDEKSLTGESFPVEKTVGSFVWAGTMNLTGYIDVKTTAVAEESAVAKMAKLVEEAHQKRSRTQRMIEEFAKYYSPIVVIASVGVAVVPAMLRVDDLHHWLYLSLVVLVSACPCALVLSTPVATECALRRAASIGILVKGGHHLESLARVKVMAFDKTGTLTRGKFSVSYFYPNSRVVSGEKLLYWVASMEGKSNHPMASALVEYSRLNNIEASSDTVKDFVVVPGEGISGDIDGNKISIGNRRMANRLGCEVAAEGEDEKRRGTTMGYVVVNGVVAATFGVCDECRPGSNQVIQELKRMGIKTAMLTGDSKISAMHLQQQVGNSIDFVHAELLPEGKVSTIEDLKKLGLTVMVGDGMNDAPALATASVGIAMGVSGSAIATETSHVTLMSNDIGKIAVAIKLGRRTNRKIIENIVLSVTTKAAILGLAFAGHPLLWAAVLADVGTCVLVILNSMLLLLQQQQEHNPGAGGHGSHEGCSPCGDRDKHHHKSVWSRLPCGSRSAHKSACVSHDEGHGHHHLHENASLCRGHKVESPCKHTSLGLSMEEYGHMGCRGNCLPHMQHCEHEDHLPTRVTHDHDSTPHFATCHQRCEDNCAKACTEVAICLHPHTDIIPQTHTCETTYEQKHQESCYHTVTCGGTHEGDCKHASGHACAHQHSHTVSDIGEGEIRVQVEDRESVGQGEPSCGRGELTLMNHDAFELHGSTETEYGDKDMRGAGRCCRSFCRPSEGVCIHGRPFLSEIVIE
- the LOC116246980 gene encoding putative inactive cadmium/zinc-transporting ATPase HMA3 isoform X2, coding for MEGKIQKSYFEVLGVCCPSETPLIHRILKPLEGVQKVSVNVPTKTVIVVHNNLLISQAQIVKVLNQARLDASVRSYGGRSGKTKTRNWPSLYTVGSGLLLTASFFKTLYRPLLWLALAAVVVGLPPVILRSYAAIRRLVLDINILLLIAVGGAVALRDYQEAGMIVFLFTFAEWLESRASDKARDMMSSLMKEMPQKATIAESGAVVHPNEVKVNTVLVVKAGEVIPIDGVVVNGKSEVDEKSLTGESFPVEKTVGSFVWAGTMNLTGYIDVKTTAVAEESAVAKMAKLVEEAHQKRSRTQRMIEEFAKYYSPIVVIASVGVAVVPAMLRVDDLHHWLYLSLVVLVSACPCALVLSTPVATECALRRAASIGILVKGGHHLESLARVKVMAFDKTGTLTRGKFSVSYFYPNSRVVSGEKLLYWVASMEGKSNHPMASALVEYSRLNNIEASSDTVKDFVVVPGEGISGDIDGNKISIGNRRMANRLGCEVAAEGEDEKRRGTTMGYVVVNGVVAATFGVCDECRPGSNQVIQELKRMGIKTAMLTGDSKISAMHLQQQVGNSIDFVHAELLPEGKVSTIEDLKKLGLTVMVGDGMNDAPALATASVGIAMGVSGSAIATETSHVTLMSNDIGKIAVAIKLGRRTNRKIIENIVLSVTTKAAILGLAFAGHPLLWAAVLADVGTCVLVILNSMLLLLQQQQEHNPGAGGHGSHEGCSPCGDRDKHHHKSVWSRLPCGSRSAHKSACVSHDEGHGHHHLHENASLCRGHKVESPCKHTSLGLSMEEYGHMGCRGNCLPHMQHCEHEDHLPTRVTHDHDSTPHFATCHQRCEDNCAKACTEVAICLHPHTDIIPQTHTCETTYEQKHQESCYHTVTCGGTHEGDCKHASGHACAHQHSHTVSDIGEGEIRVQVEDRESVGQGEPSCGRGELTLMNHDAFELHGSTETEYGDKDMRGAGRCCRSFCRPSEGVCIHGRPFLSEIVIE